The stretch of DNA TGCGATGCGCTATGGGATATTCACGCTATCGAAGGCGGGGGAGAACGGGGCACGACGTGAACCCGGCATATCAACGCAGCAGCAAGCTGTCTGACCGGACTTAGGGGCGAACGGGAGTGGCCGCTTCGTTTCCCACCACAGTCGTCCAGGGGCGGGCGGTCCATGAGGATACGAGACCGCCGGTGACATAGGGATCGGCGGCTGCGAAAGCTCTTGCAGCCTCCACTGGATTCTCGCCGGTGAAGATCAGCAACCCACTGAAAGGTCCGTCACCAACGGCTCCGCCCAGCAGAAGCTTGCCCCGTTCGACTGCTTCCCACGCTGCCCTGAGGTGGTCTGTGCGGTATTTTTCGCGGGTTTCAAGGTAGTTGTCCTCGTAGGTGTACTCGAGCACGGCGTGCATGGGTGTCTCCATTTCGTTCACCGGTTTCAATCGTTGTAGGAGCAGCGTACCCAGCGAGCCTAGTTTCGACATTCTCAACCACCGCTAGACCGCAGCCTCCTCAACGTTCTACCCCGCATCCCTGAACTTCTGCACCTGCTCCGGATCGGCGCCGTCCTCCGTCACCGAAATCCAGGGCAAAGCGAGGCGTGCCCAGACCTGGAACGGCCGCATACTCCGCAGCCGGCCGCCGAAAAGTCCACCTCGATGCCCTCGGAATCGGCGAGAGCCTATGCCAGCACATCGAGCGCTTCGCCGGAACCATTCCAGGGCCTCATCAAGGACTCCCGTTGCGCACAAGTGGCAAACGACTTAGTTGGACTTGGTCCTAACGGCATCAGGGTCTAGCCAGGCGAAGGCTTTGAGAATTCGTGCTGCGCCCTTTGGATACTAAACGCATGAGTGACAGGTCAAAGCGTTACATGTAACGTTGGGCTATGAGCGTTAGGGATCGGGTTGCCCGGCATCGTGTTGCCATGCGAGAACGGGGCTTCCGGCAGATTCAGATGTGGGTGCCGGACGCGCGCACGGACGAGTTCAGGCGCGAGGCCGAACGTCAGGCGCTGGCGGTTGCCGCTGCCGACCGTGCCTGCGACGATCAGGACTTCGTCGAACAGATCTCGGAAGACTTGCCGGAGTGAATCGCGGTGAGCTCTGGACAGTATCAGGCGGAACGCATGCGCAGAAACCGCGGCCGGCGCTCATCATCCAGGATGACTTGTTCGCGGCATCAGAATCGATCACCCTCCTCCCGCTGACCTCGCACCTCACGGACG from Pseudarthrobacter siccitolerans encodes:
- a CDS encoding antitoxin MazE-like protein; translated protein: MSVRDRVARHRVAMRERGFRQIQMWVPDARTDEFRREAERQALAVAAADRACDDQDFVEQISEDLPE
- a CDS encoding YciI-like protein, translating into MHAVLEYTYEDNYLETREKYRTDHLRAAWEAVERGKLLLGGAVGDGPFSGLLIFTGENPVEAARAFAAADPYVTGGLVSSWTARPWTTVVGNEAATPVRP